One Planktothrix sp. FACHB-1365 DNA segment encodes these proteins:
- the ilvB gene encoding biosynthetic-type acetolactate synthase large subunit: MNFSAKFFESQENKMKTQQQVSGAFALIDSLKRHGVKHIFGYPGGANLPLYDEIYRAEQAGDLQHILVRHEQGAAHAADGYARATGKVGVCLATSGPGATNLVTGLATAYLDSVPMVAITGQVPRSSLGSDAFQEIDIYGITLPIVKHSYLVRNPADIPRIVAEAFYLANSGRPGPILIDVPKDVGIAKIDYQPVEPGQVKLIGYRPTIKGNPRQIHQALKLIQEAEKPLLYVGGGAITSSSHSEIQELAERFQIPVTTTLMGKGAFDENHPLSLGMLGMHGTAYANFAVTECDLLIALGVRFDDRVAGQGNDFAKNAKVIHIDIDPAEVGKTRTPDVPIVGDVRQVLIDLLRHVHELGDSINAEKTQAWCQHLSQLRLEYPLEIPHPEQGISPQEVIVEVSRQAPHAFYTTDVGQHQMWSAQFLKTGPRRWISSGGLGTMGYGIPAAVGAKMALPHEQVICISGDGSFQMNMQELGTIAQYNIGLKAIILNNGWLGMVRQWQHLFYDDRYEATNLEKGSPNFAKLADVYNIRSLNISRREELKDAITELLAYDGPMLLDVRVTRNEDCFPMVAPGHSNDDMMGLKPTIVETNGKALGCPSCGALNPTHHKCCSECGSPLTPNLVLA, translated from the coding sequence TTGAATTTCTCAGCAAAATTTTTTGAATCTCAGGAGAACAAGATGAAAACTCAGCAACAAGTATCGGGAGCCTTTGCCTTAATTGATAGTCTCAAACGTCATGGCGTTAAGCATATTTTTGGCTATCCAGGGGGGGCAAATTTACCCCTTTATGATGAAATTTATCGAGCCGAACAGGCGGGAGATTTACAACATATTCTGGTGCGCCACGAACAAGGTGCCGCCCACGCCGCCGATGGTTATGCCAGAGCAACGGGTAAAGTCGGCGTTTGTTTAGCCACCTCTGGCCCCGGAGCCACAAACCTCGTCACCGGGTTAGCAACGGCCTACTTAGACTCTGTACCGATGGTGGCCATTACCGGACAAGTCCCCCGCAGTTCTTTAGGCAGTGATGCGTTTCAAGAAATTGATATTTATGGCATTACCTTACCCATCGTTAAACATTCTTATTTAGTGCGAAACCCGGCTGATATTCCTCGCATTGTAGCCGAAGCTTTTTATTTAGCAAATAGTGGCCGACCGGGGCCGATTTTAATTGATGTTCCCAAGGATGTTGGTATTGCTAAAATTGATTATCAACCCGTTGAACCCGGTCAAGTGAAACTGATTGGATATCGACCCACTATTAAAGGAAACCCTCGCCAAATTCATCAAGCGTTAAAGTTAATTCAAGAAGCAGAAAAACCCTTATTATATGTTGGTGGCGGAGCCATTACTAGCAGTTCTCATTCCGAAATTCAGGAACTTGCTGAACGGTTTCAAATTCCGGTAACAACAACTTTAATGGGAAAAGGAGCCTTTGATGAAAATCATCCGTTATCGTTAGGAATGTTGGGAATGCACGGCACAGCTTATGCCAATTTTGCCGTAACAGAATGTGATTTATTAATTGCTTTAGGAGTACGGTTTGATGACCGAGTGGCGGGTCAAGGCAATGACTTTGCGAAAAATGCTAAAGTGATTCATATTGATATTGATCCAGCCGAAGTTGGAAAAACACGCACACCCGATGTTCCCATTGTTGGAGATGTGCGTCAAGTTTTAATTGATTTGTTGCGTCATGTTCATGAATTAGGAGATAGTATTAACGCCGAAAAAACACAAGCTTGGTGTCAACATTTAAGCCAATTACGCTTAGAATATCCCTTAGAAATCCCTCACCCAGAACAAGGAATTTCCCCCCAAGAAGTGATTGTAGAAGTGTCTCGTCAAGCTCCCCATGCTTTCTATACAACGGATGTCGGACAACATCAAATGTGGTCGGCTCAATTTCTGAAAACGGGGCCGCGTCGATGGATTTCTAGTGGCGGTTTAGGCACAATGGGATATGGAATTCCGGCGGCGGTGGGTGCAAAAATGGCATTACCCCATGAACAAGTCATTTGTATTAGTGGGGATGGAAGTTTCCAAATGAATATGCAGGAATTGGGAACCATTGCTCAATATAATATTGGGCTGAAAGCGATTATTTTAAATAATGGTTGGCTGGGAATGGTACGACAGTGGCAACATTTATTTTATGATGATCGTTATGAAGCCACAAACTTAGAAAAAGGCAGTCCAAATTTTGCTAAATTAGCCGATGTTTATAATATTCGCTCTTTGAATATTTCTCGACGGGAAGAGTTAAAAGATGCCATTACTGAATTGTTAGCTTATGATGGCCCGATGTTATTAGATGTGCGGGTAACTCGGAATGAAGATTGTTTCCCAATGGTAGCTCCGGGTCACAGTAATGATGATATGATGGGTTTAAAACCTACAATTGTGGAAACCAATGGTAAGGCGTTAGGGTGTCCGAGTTGCGGAGCATTAAATCCAACACATCATAAATGTTGTTCGGAATGTGGTTCACCATTAACACCTAATTTAGTATTAGCTTA
- the cimA gene encoding citramalate synthase: MTQPLWIYDTTLRDGAQREGLSLSLDDKLRIARQLDSLGIPFIEGGWPGANPKDVQFFWKLQEQPLVHSEVVAFCSTRRPNSHAEEDDNLKAILSAGTRWITLFGKSWDLHVTEGLQTTLTENLAMIEDTIKFFRSQGRRVIYDAEHWFDGYKANPNYALETLKTAAKAGAEWLVFCDTNGGTLPHEITQIVREVIQAFNGLETPFPLQFGIHTHNDSGTAVGNAIAAVLEGVNMVQGTINGYGERCGNANLCTLIPNLQLKLGYNCIGDEAIKKLTEVSRFVSEVANLAPDDHAPFVGLSAFSHKGGIHVSAVQKNPLTYEHLPPETIGNQRRIVVSDQAGLSNVLAKARTFGIDLDRNNPTSRKILQQLKDLENQGYQFEAAEASFDLLMREALGTRKTFFTLKGFQVHCDKSSDEICHALATVKVTINGQDILEAAEGNGPVSALDAALRKALMNFYPMIAEFQLRDYKVRILDGGSGTSAKTRVLVESSNGQQRWTTVGVSTNIIDASYQAVVEGLEYGLLLQQQEQSVSVVTVS; encoded by the coding sequence ATGACTCAACCACTTTGGATCTACGATACAACGTTAAGAGACGGCGCACAACGGGAAGGATTATCCTTATCTTTGGATGATAAATTGCGAATTGCGCGTCAATTAGATAGTTTAGGAATTCCTTTTATTGAAGGAGGATGGCCCGGTGCGAATCCTAAAGATGTTCAATTTTTTTGGAAGTTACAAGAACAACCCTTAGTGCATTCTGAAGTTGTTGCTTTTTGTTCGACTCGACGACCGAATAGCCATGCGGAAGAAGATGATAATTTAAAAGCAATTTTATCGGCGGGAACTCGCTGGATTACGTTATTTGGGAAATCGTGGGATTTGCACGTTACGGAAGGATTGCAAACGACTTTAACAGAAAACCTCGCCATGATCGAGGATACCATTAAATTTTTCCGCAGTCAAGGTAGACGGGTAATTTATGATGCAGAACACTGGTTTGATGGCTATAAAGCTAATCCGAATTATGCCCTAGAAACCTTAAAAACGGCGGCAAAAGCTGGGGCTGAATGGTTGGTTTTTTGTGATACGAATGGTGGAACGTTACCCCATGAAATTACTCAAATTGTCCGAGAAGTGATTCAAGCTTTCAACGGCTTAGAAACCCCCTTTCCTCTACAATTTGGGATTCATACTCATAATGATTCAGGAACGGCCGTTGGAAATGCGATCGCAGCCGTATTAGAAGGCGTTAATATGGTACAGGGAACCATTAACGGTTATGGCGAACGTTGTGGAAATGCAAATCTTTGTACTTTAATTCCCAATTTACAATTAAAATTAGGCTATAATTGTATTGGAGATGAAGCGATTAAAAAACTCACTGAAGTTAGTCGATTTGTCAGTGAAGTTGCTAATTTAGCCCCAGATGATCATGCGCCATTTGTGGGATTATCTGCCTTTTCTCATAAGGGAGGAATTCATGTTTCGGCGGTACAAAAAAATCCCTTAACCTATGAACATCTTCCCCCAGAAACCATTGGAAATCAACGGCGCATTGTGGTTTCAGATCAAGCGGGATTAAGTAATGTTTTAGCAAAAGCTAGAACCTTTGGGATTGATTTAGATCGCAATAATCCCACCAGCCGCAAAATTTTACAACAATTAAAGGATTTAGAAAATCAAGGCTATCAATTTGAAGCGGCGGAAGCCAGTTTTGATTTATTAATGCGAGAAGCATTAGGAACACGGAAAACCTTTTTTACTTTAAAAGGGTTTCAAGTCCATTGTGATAAATCGAGTGATGAAATTTGCCATGCTTTAGCAACGGTAAAAGTTACCATTAATGGTCAAGATATTTTAGAAGCCGCCGAGGGAAATGGCCCAGTGTCAGCCTTAGATGCTGCTTTAAGAAAAGCCTTGATGAATTTTTATCCGATGATTGCTGAATTTCAATTGCGGGATTATAAAGTTAGAATTCTTGATGGAGGTTCAGGAACATCGGCGAAAACTCGTGTTTTAGTCGAGTCGAGTAACGGTCAGCAACGGTGGACAACGGTAGGGGTTTCTACTAATATTATTGATGCGTCTTATCAAGCCGTTGTGGAAGGGCTAGAATATGGGTTACTACTGCAACAACAGGAACAATCTGTATCCGTTGTTACGGTGAGTTAA
- a CDS encoding 2Fe-2S iron-sulfur cluster-binding protein, with translation MVQIQAQGKTITCEPGANLRKVLLENGVDLYNGQASLINCHGFGTCGTCCVEIEGEVSEPQGKEKIRLSLPPHSSKNQRRLACQVKVLGDIKVKKYDGFWGQGSESVWNS, from the coding sequence ATGGTACAAATTCAAGCTCAAGGAAAAACCATCACTTGCGAACCGGGTGCAAATCTGCGGAAAGTCTTATTAGAGAATGGCGTTGATCTCTACAATGGTCAAGCTTCCCTGATAAACTGTCATGGATTTGGTACCTGTGGGACGTGTTGCGTGGAAATTGAAGGGGAAGTCTCCGAACCCCAAGGGAAAGAGAAAATCCGTCTTTCTCTTCCTCCCCATTCCTCCAAGAACCAGCGCCGTTTAGCGTGTCAGGTTAAAGTTTTGGGGGATATCAAAGTTAAGAAATATGACGGGTTCTGGGGTCAGGGTTCCGAAAGTGTCTGGAATTCCTAA
- a CDS encoding Txe/YoeB family addiction module toxin, producing MKNITFAHEAFEQFNNWAAQDKKIHRKIITLINDILRQPFTGLGKPEPLKYELRGYWSRRITDEHRLVYEVTETEIIILSCRFHYDE from the coding sequence ATGAAGAATATAACATTCGCTCATGAGGCATTTGAACAATTCAACAACTGGGCGGCACAAGACAAGAAAATTCATCGAAAGATTATCACCTTGATTAATGATATTCTTCGTCAACCCTTTACTGGACTTGGCAAACCTGAACCTCTAAAGTATGAACTGAGAGGATATTGGTCTCGACGAATTACAGATGAGCATCGTTTAGTGTATGAAGTAACTGAAACTGAAATTATCATTTTAAGTTGTCGATTTCACTATGATGAATGA
- a CDS encoding VWA domain-containing protein → MMNKILQHNKGVCSLDRGIPPVILGFLLILVLTGCEKSTNLLLIRITDVSASALNDSAQQKISKDACFAVADVAKSGDKAALIQVSQDLIASDPTVIKDQSELYSLCHHKPEPKGQGTYICPALELAAEMSDRHPETLMIILQAQANEQEEFCPETLTNLADKVASRNGTLLVVGSTNDGNTGFNSQLWSSLKDLPNTQFCNQNIRGCVKDSIQKIRSHQE, encoded by the coding sequence ATGATGAATAAAATTTTACAACACAATAAGGGGGTTTGCTCACTTGATAGGGGTATTCCGCCTGTGATTTTAGGTTTTCTTTTGATTTTAGTGCTGACTGGGTGCGAGAAATCAACGAATTTATTGTTAATCAGAATAACAGACGTTAGTGCTTCCGCCTTGAATGATTCAGCGCAGCAAAAAATCTCTAAAGATGCTTGTTTTGCGGTAGCAGATGTTGCTAAATCTGGGGATAAAGCCGCTTTAATTCAAGTCAGTCAAGATCTGATTGCATCTGATCCAACTGTCATCAAAGACCAGAGTGAACTGTATTCTCTGTGTCATCATAAACCTGAACCTAAAGGACAGGGAACCTATATTTGTCCGGCTTTAGAATTAGCAGCAGAAATGAGCGATCGCCATCCTGAAACTCTGATGATTATTCTACAAGCTCAAGCTAATGAACAGGAAGAATTTTGTCCCGAAACCTTAACGAATTTAGCTGATAAAGTTGCTTCCCGAAACGGGACGTTATTAGTGGTTGGAAGTACCAATGATGGTAATACAGGGTTTAATTCACAACTGTGGAGTAGTCTAAAAGACTTACCTAATACCCAATTTTGCAACCAAAATATCAGAGGTTGCGTTAAAGATTCAATTCAAAAAATTCGTTCTCATCAGGAGTAA
- a CDS encoding MoxR family ATPase, producing the protein MANLSTPINPNPKYIKDETGEFPPAQGGEWSDLVDQQIYPYYPSDGLVEAVNLAIRLNRPLLLEGEPGCGKSQLAAAVAYQFNKRYPETQWKYRLWNIQSTSKAQDGFYTYDYVGRLQAAQLAKEKVTDDNINPCYPENFINWGPLGYAFREHDCRTIVLIDEIDKADKDLPNDLLLAIDQQKFLVKEMRTEKGEPCWERANKDAPPIIIITSNREQELPSAFLRRCLYHYVEFPDSKRLTEIINSRFKNPPATIVKPALEKFLKLRAAMEDDERPKKVSTSELIDWFAALYDYPDKDDKEIKARLKKPGIPLASTLLKGHEDYNSYQDSI; encoded by the coding sequence ATGGCAAACCTATCCACACCGATAAACCCTAACCCTAAATATATAAAAGATGAAACTGGAGAATTCCCACCCGCGCAAGGCGGCGAATGGAGTGATTTAGTTGACCAACAAATTTATCCCTATTATCCCAGTGATGGGTTAGTAGAAGCGGTTAATTTAGCCATTCGTCTTAACCGTCCGTTACTCTTAGAAGGAGAACCTGGATGTGGTAAAAGTCAGTTAGCGGCGGCGGTTGCTTATCAATTTAATAAACGTTATCCTGAGACTCAATGGAAATATAGACTTTGGAATATTCAATCTACCAGTAAAGCCCAAGATGGCTTTTATACTTATGATTATGTGGGGAGACTTCAAGCCGCACAATTAGCGAAAGAAAAGGTAACAGATGACAACATAAACCCCTGTTACCCAGAAAATTTTATTAACTGGGGGCCATTGGGTTATGCGTTTCGAGAACACGACTGTCGGACTATTGTTTTAATTGATGAAATAGATAAAGCGGATAAAGATTTACCCAATGATTTATTATTAGCTATTGACCAACAGAAATTCCTCGTTAAAGAAATGAGAACCGAAAAGGGTGAACCTTGTTGGGAACGTGCGAACAAAGATGCACCGCCAATTATTATTATTACCTCTAACCGAGAACAGGAACTTCCCAGTGCCTTTTTGCGACGGTGTTTATATCATTATGTTGAATTTCCTGATAGTAAACGGCTAACGGAAATTATTAATAGTCGGTTTAAGAATCCTCCGGCTACAATTGTTAAACCTGCTTTAGAAAAATTCCTTAAACTGCGAGCAGCAATGGAGGACGATGAACGCCCTAAAAAAGTGAGTACCAGTGAATTAATTGATTGGTTTGCAGCCCTTTATGACTATCCTGATAAAGATGATAAAGAAATTAAAGCAAGGCTTAAAAAACCCGGAATTCCTCTAGCGAGTACGTTACTAAAAGGTCATGAGGATTATAATAGTTATCAGGATTCAATCTAA